TGTCATCTGGGGAACCTATCAGGGCGTGCTCCTGTGTATCAATCGCTTTTTTAGCGAGTGGAAGCAGAAGAGCCAGCGCCTCACCGCGCTCTTCGAGCAGCCCGCCATGCAAGTCGTGTGCTGGGCGGTGACCATGTATTTTGTACTATTGGGTTGGTTGATCTTTCGGGTCACGAACCTCGAACAATTGCTCGTGGCCATGAAGTCGTACGTATTCTTCGACGGTCGATGGCAGCTCACCGGGCTGGGGTTGGACTCCGCCTCGGCCCTCGTACCGCTCGCCACGTTTGCCATTTTCATCGTGCTACACGCCTGGAGCTTCTTCGCCATTCGCTGGGCCGAACTGCTGGATCGGTTGCCCAGCCGGCTGTTGCCGATTTGCTACGTGCTGGTGGCCTGGCTCTTTTACGTGGCCTGGCCCGTGGCAAACGCCCCGTTCATCTACTTCCAGTTTTAGCCCTGCACGTTTTCGCCCTGCACAAGCCACAACCCGAGCGACCGCGTGGAATTCGATCGCATGACTCTGACTCGAGATAACCTGCTCAAGGTGGTGCAATCCGTCGTGGCGCTGGTTGCGTTTGTCGCGGCCGTGGAAATCGCGCTGCGCCTGGCCGGCATTGCCTATCCACCGAAGATGTTCACGGACCCTGTCGTGGGTTTGATCTACCGCCCTGGCACGAATTTCGTGTACCGCGAGGAAGGGTACGCTGACGTGCAAGTCAACCAGGAGAGCGTGCGCGACGTCGACTGGCCTCTCGACAAGCCGGCCGATGAATTTCGCATTGCTGTGCTCGGGGACTCGTTTGTCGAAGCGCTGCAGGTACCCGTCGAAGATCGCCTCACCGAACAAATGGCGGATTTGTTGTCGCACGATGCGGCGTTCGCCGGCAAAAAAGTGCGCGTAATGAATTTCGGCATGTCCGGCTTCGGCACCGGCCAGGAATACCTCATGCTGCGCGAGCGGGCGGCCAAGTATCAGCCCGACATCGTCGTGTTGGCGTTTCTGTCGGGCAACGATTTCAGCGACAATTGTCGCTCCTTGCGCGAGCACAATCAGCGCCCTTTCTTCGAAGTCCGCGACGGCAAGTTGGTGCTCGACGACTCGTTCGCGAAAAAGCGATCCTGGAAAGACGAACTCGCCCGGGAGCTGGCTGCCGAGAGCCGCATCCTGCAGGTGACGTACGAGGCCAAGCGAGATTTGCGAGATTTGCGCGGCTGGGCTCCTGAAACCGCTCAGAAAGACGGCGCTTCGCGAGAGCTTGAGCTCAATGAGTACGCCTACCTGCCGCCCGAGACGCCCGCTTGGAAGGAAGCATGGCAGATCACCGAGCAGTTGCTATTGGCGATCAACGATGAGTCTCGGAAGATTGGCGCCAAGCTGCTCGTGGTCGTCATGCCGAACGACGATCAGATGCACCCCGACCCGGCCAGGCGTCAGCAGTTTGCCGATCACCTGAAGGTCGATTCGCTCGAATATCCCAACCAGCGGATCATGAGCTTCTGCCGCGAGCATGAGATCCCCGCGCTGGACCTTTTGCCGCCGATGCGTACCTACGGCGAGGAGCACGGCGTGTATCTGCACGGGTTCGAAAACACCGCCATGGGCCGCGGCCATTGGAACCCGGCCGGCCACCGCCTGGGGGCCGAGCTGATCGCGGCAAAGATCCACGAAATGCGAACCGCGTCGGGCCAGTCGCCCTCCGATGCCGCGAGCGGCCACTAGGTCGCTTGGACTAAGCGCCGGCGAGGTGGTTCTCGGCAACGGGCGCTACTGGTTCCTCGTCGGAACCTAACCTCTTACGTTTTCCCTGGTGAGCCGTCCAAAGTGATTTTTGCGCTCGCGATTTCTCCGCCTGTCCCTTCGCTAAGTCACGGTGCGCCATTAGCTTCCGAACGTGTCGAGCAACTTTGTTCGGCGTCGGCATGACCTTTTTGCTTGCAATCGGCGCCGGCGTTTTGTATCACTCATACACGATTGCTGATGCGTTTATGTGTTGCTGAGAAGCACCACACCAGCACAGAAGTGATCGCCCGCCCGATCCGGCGGCCCGACGAGCGGCCGCCACCTGCCCCAAGAGAAGACCGGCCATCGTTCCCTGACAACCAGGGCCCGCGATTCCGGCCCGCAACGATCGGCCAGTCGCAAGGCTTGCCGAACCCGCCAGCGGAGGACTCTGCATGCCGTGCGTGGAATGCAGCAGTTTTCGCGTGCTTCGAAAGTGCTGATGTCTCTGCGCGCTGGCCAGACCTCATGGTCTTGGACGATCGCGGCAGAGACATCCACGGCACGGGTACGCGCCTTCGCCTTTTCACCCCCTGACAACGGAGGAAGCGTCATGCGAATCCAATCCACACAGTTTCGCAAGCCGCACGCATTCACACTCGTCGAATTGCTGGTCGTGATCGCGATCATCGGCATCCTGATCGCGATCCTGTTGCCCGCCGTGCAGATGGCCCGCGAGGCGGCCCGCCGCTCGCAGTGCCAGAACAACATGAAGCAGATCGGCCTGGCGCTTCAGAATTTCGAATCGGCGCGCGGTGCGCTCCCCTCAGGCGGTCAAGGCAGCAAGGCCCTGCCCGGTACCCCGGTGACCTACACATCGGTGTTCGACGTGCAAGGAATGTATGCGTACATCATGCCCTACATGGAGTTTGCGCAGGTCAACGATTTGATGAATATGGCCTTTGCTTACAACGATAAGCGCGCGCCGAACAATCAGGTAGCGGCCAAGATCCAACCGACGACGTTTCTCTGCCCTTCAAACGGTCTCGCCGACGTGGACCCACAAGGCTACGGTCAGGCTGACTACGCACCGACCGTGGGCACGTCGATCGACCCGACGACAGGTCTTCCCAATAACAGCGCGCAGGCTCCCGGCGCCTTGGGAATCGGCACGACGCGGATGGCGCTGATCACGGACGGCACTAGCCAAACGATCATCGTCGCGGAAGACAACCCCGTGAACTTCCCGTCGATCTATCCCAACATCGGCGGCGGCGGACCGGATCCCACCATCCAAGCCGGAAACAGCGCCGATCCGACCATCACCGATCCCGTGTTAGGGCCGATAACAGGGCGCGCTGCTAATCGTTGGGCCGAGCCCGACAAATCGATCAACATCTCGGGCCCGTCGAACGGCCGACTCGGCGCGCTGAAGAACTTTGTCAACAACAACAGCACGCCCGCGGGGGGCCCGAGCGATTGCCTTTGGAGCGGCGGCGACTGCGGCCCCAACGGCGAGATTTTCAGCATGCACCCGGGCGGCGCCC
This genomic stretch from Pirellulales bacterium harbors:
- a CDS encoding SGNH/GDSL hydrolase family protein; protein product: MTLTRDNLLKVVQSVVALVAFVAAVEIALRLAGIAYPPKMFTDPVVGLIYRPGTNFVYREEGYADVQVNQESVRDVDWPLDKPADEFRIAVLGDSFVEALQVPVEDRLTEQMADLLSHDAAFAGKKVRVMNFGMSGFGTGQEYLMLRERAAKYQPDIVVLAFLSGNDFSDNCRSLREHNQRPFFEVRDGKLVLDDSFAKKRSWKDELARELAAESRILQVTYEAKRDLRDLRGWAPETAQKDGASRELELNEYAYLPPETPAWKEAWQITEQLLLAINDESRKIGAKLLVVVMPNDDQMHPDPARRQQFADHLKVDSLEYPNQRIMSFCREHEIPALDLLPPMRTYGEEHGVYLHGFENTAMGRGHWNPAGHRLGAELIAAKIHEMRTASGQSPSDAASGH
- a CDS encoding DUF1559 domain-containing protein, with product MRIQSTQFRKPHAFTLVELLVVIAIIGILIAILLPAVQMAREAARRSQCQNNMKQIGLALQNFESARGALPSGGQGSKALPGTPVTYTSVFDVQGMYAYIMPYMEFAQVNDLMNMAFAYNDKRAPNNQVAAKIQPTTFLCPSNGLADVDPQGYGQADYAPTVGTSIDPTTGLPNNSAQAPGALGIGTTRMALITDGTSQTIIVAEDNPVNFPSIYPNIGGGGPDPTIQAGNSADPTITDPVLGPITGRAANRWAEPDKSINISGPSNGRLGALKNFVNNNSTPAGGPSDCLWSGGDCGPNGEIFSMHPGGAHVLLCDGSVSFLNESIDFRAVRCLLTRDEGVPVPAYQ